The window ttgtttcatttcAACTATTTACTATCTGTGATGTGCTAGATGTCTTGCTTAAGAttgatgtaaaaaataaaatccaCTGGGGGCTGATATGCTTGATCCATTTCTACTGCAGCTCTCTGCCCCCCTGATTGCTGAATCATCAACCCGTAACCTGACAGTTATATCTAGTACTAtctccaaggtttggaaggcggcccatgtactcccccttcacaaaggtggtgaccccttgtgacctaaataattatcGCTCTATTTCTAAACTTTTttgcctagctaaaatattagaatccttaattaattctcagctaagattattctaaatgtacatcagtggggttttagaccaggtcatagcactatctctgctgcatccctagttataaaATGATGTGGTTCACTGTAAGGATAgaaggcaacattgtgctgccctcttcattgacctgtcaaaggctgttgatcactcactgctaattcagaggcttggctcaattggcctagaccaggctgcatgtaactggtAAAAAAATGACTTGACAGATAGAACTCAATGtgtatctactgatggtgttaaatcaggcaacagtgtgctttaggaccatgcggagggTTCTGagcagtcgggtaggctgtttggagtgtttatccaactGGATAAAAACAAAAGGAATATAAATAAAGTTATGtctcccccacttctaaaaccaaagttgcacctatgctgtttacattaacaatattgaCTTGTCTATAAAAAACTGTAACCTCCACTTGTATACAGTTGATAGTTGCTGTGTATGCTATTTCCCGTcacggttgaccaggctctatctgaactacagtctgccttcatGGAATTACAGAAACACTTTATTGACCTGAAATGAGCATTGAATGCAGGGGAAAACTcagtatatgttgttctctagtgCACATCAAAATAACTGATTTAATGTACTTTGaatggtgtccatattgattgTGTCCctgcttataaatatctgggaatctggatagatgaaaagctgtcttttaaaaagcatattgatgagttagttaagaagctgagaatagaaatgggcttcttctatagaaacaggtcctgcctctcgctaaacagtagaaagcagattattcagtcaacgttcctatcggtcctagactatggtgacgtcatttacatttacatttacgtcatttagcagacgctcttatcgatttacaaattggtgcattcaccttatagccagtggaacaaccactttacaatatgttttattttattttttggggggtggggtaagggggtgtagaaggattactttatcctatcccaggtattcctaaaagaggtagggtttcaagtgtctctggaaggtggtgagtgactccgctgtcctagcgtcgtgagggagcttgttccaccattggggtgccagagcaacgaacagttttgactgggctgagcgggaactgtgcttccgcagaggtaggggggccagcaggccagatgtggatgaacgcaatgccctcgtttgggtgtagggactgatcagagcctgaaggtacggaggtgccgttcccctcacagctccgtaggcaagcaccatggtcttgtagcagatgcgagcttcaactggaagccagtggagtgtgcggaggagcggggtgacgtgagagaacttgggaaggtgaACAGAGGGGAGAGGTGCGCTTGTGAAGTTGGAAAACATTTTGTGTACGTTTTTTTTCCCCGAATTGGTTTTAACTGCACTCTACTTTACTTACCTTAACAAAATAAGATGTATAGTTGAATATTTTAGAAATGAGTCGTCTCAATTCGCTTGCTGTTGGCTGTATTGACGAAGGTTCCAGTGCCACTGGCAGTGGCTTCGGGAGCTGCTTGGGTTCGTCGGATCGGGAGCTGGAGAGGACAGTTTAGTCTGAGGTCATTTAAGGGCTTCGGGGACACTGGACATCGTTTTCGGATGCATGCAGGGCACTTTCTGCCTATTGGATTATAAATAGTCAACTGTTGGTTTCAAGGGCTTTCTACCGTGATAACTGTGGGGTTAGACTGTTTGTTTTTTATAGCTCCAACGGCGCCAACGAACATTTTCAGTTTAGCACCCGGGTTTAGGTTATCTTAAAATAttattgtattgtgtgtattgccaATTGTTTGCAAGTGGATCATTCATTATTCATTCTTTTTATATACACATTCTATCTGTAGGTAAGAACCCTGGTCTCTTTGGATTTTCTTTAGCGAGTTTAGTCATACCAGGTTTATTATGTACTGAGTGGACCTTTTCACCATACTTTTACTCTATGGATTTATCTGAGCCTGTGGTGATAGGGTTACATCAACATtataaatatggtggaaactcccactagtccatgcctccaccaatccaatgcttttagattatgggaagtagtgaacaagtgcacacttcaggagaaaggagatattattgggacacACTCAGATGCTCTGTTAATCAACCACATTGGTCTACCACAAGGCTTCCTTGGTTCAAACTGTCAGATTATTGTTATAATGTTGTTTGTAGtatagagataatgatgttattgattatCAATGTTATGATATTGATTATGATGTAGAGTATTGTTATGATGTTGTTGGTAGTATATagataatgatgttattgattaCAAAAATGCGAGGGGTGTATTcagttttgtgagatactgtatgttagAGCAGGAGTAGGGGGGGTAGAAGTTAGAGGTCTGTTACCTGAGTCAAGATcaacgggagggagggagggagggagggagggaggggagagggagggagggagggaggggggagagggagagggggagggagggagggagggaggggggagggagagggagggaggaggggggagggagagggagggagggagggagagggagagggagagggagagagaggttaaattAACATCAACAGACTAacatgcagtcaactgaatataTTTTCATCACTGACTTctaaccagtgatgtcatcacaaccagtaaccttttccactcttccacttTTGGTccggctcagcttgacctctgacctctgaaatgaatgatttcaaaaacagacaaagcaaaggtattaaattagatataaactcatctgcaaagagagttACACATTTCCATGGAAAGGGAATGTACACTAAATgacgaaagtatgtggacacctgcttgtcaaacatctcattccaaagtcatgaCCATTagtatgaagttggtccccctttgctgctatgacagcctccactgttcagagaaggctttccactagatgttggaacattgctgcggggacctgcttccattcagccacaagagcattagtgaggtaatGGTAAATATACATTGCTGCGTGGATTTTTTcctttggactgccagatggtgaagtgtgattcatcactccagagaacgcgttttcaatgctccagagtccaatggcggtgggctttacaccactccagccgatgcttggcattgctcatggtgatctttgGCTTTTGTTCGGTTGCtcaaccatggaaacccatttcatgaagatcccgactaacagttattgtgctgacgttgcttccagaggcagtttggaactcgtagtgagtgttgcaaccgaggacagacggtttttacACGCTacccgcttcagcactcggcggtcccgctctgtgagcttgtgtggcctaccacttcacgctgagccgttgttgctcctagacgtttcccttcacaataacagaacttacagttgaccgaggcagctccagcagggcagacattttaataaattacttgttggaaaggtggcatcctgtgacggtgccacgttgaaagtcaatgaggtcttcagtatgggccattctactgccaatgtttgtctatggagattgcatggctgtgtgctcgattttatacacctgtcaggaaGGGGTGTGGCTGgaatagaatccactaatttgaaggggtggccacatacttttgtatctatagtgtgtgtacacacgtgtgttgttgcatcttaccaacgataagcctatcttccccatttacatcatgaaaggtcatgttgatgttcatttaacctctgtctctatctctctctctctctctctctctctctctctctctctctcttctctctctcctctctctctctctctctctttctcccccctctctctctctctctctctctctcatctctctctctctctctctctctctctctctctctctttctcctcagaTATCCAGGCTCAAAGCATCAGTCCACCAGGTAGGTAGAGTATAAATCTACAGTGATTATAGCAGTTCAATATTagtcaactttattatcccacATGGAGAAATTCAtgtgtccatacacaccattctAAAACCCAGTAACAAGTACTGTTTTATGGCACTGCTAATACTTGTCAACCACAAAGCATTACTGCTGTTAGAATAACAGAAGCCCTGTCATAATCTGTCCTCACCACTGTGTTTTCCTCTCTGCTGTTTACAGCTGAACaatcagtcagactggtgaatgGGCCCACTTCCTGTTCTGGGACAGTGGAAATCTTCTACAGAGGAGAGTGGTcagttctatgttctatgttttggGGCATGAAAGAGGCTAAGGTTGTGTGTATAGAGCTGGGCTGTGGGAATGCTATAGCTGTATCTACAGGACCTCTGGTTGAAGATGCAAGAGGAGGAGTCATACTATGGGGTTGCAGTGGAGATCAGTCTACAATTAGAGAGTGTACGATCCGTGGAGGAGGACCTGGTGTCTGTTATGGTGAATATTATCATCATGTGATCTGTTCAGGTAAGACACTGGTAATATTTAGATATTTAATTGGTACATTATACAATATTTACATGTATCAtgttttatgtgtttttcatttcatttaaagagagggagagatgttagATATATTTAAACATTATATTTGTGTTTGTCATATTCATTTATGGGAGATGTGCATGGGCAGATCATTGTAGTTCAGATGTTACTGAAGTGAAGCTGCCTGATGGATGTCCAGCTGTTTATTTTCTATAAAGTGAAGTGAACTTATTCCTGTCTCCTGCCTGCATTATTCCCAACCCTGTCCTGAGTGACTAAGAACTAATTTCTACCTCTTACAGTATCAAACATAGCAAACTACAATCTTTTATCCAACATATTTGTGTTTAGTCCTTGACAGTGTCATCAACAAAACTGATTGAATGTTCCACCAACTCTTTTTCTCCAGAGTCTGTGCAGCTTGTGGATGGAGCTGGCCTCTGCTCTGGGAGACTGGAGGTGAAGTCCAATCAGTCCAATCAGTCCTGGGCCTCAGTGTGTGAAGCTGACTTTGACCAGCAGGATGCAGAGGTAGTCTGTGGGGAGCTTGGCTGTGGGGCTCCTGCAGCTCTACAGGGGGGGCTCTGTGGAGAAGGTGAGGGTCAGACCTGGGATAAAGAGTTCCAGTGTAAAGGCAATGAGTCCCTTCTCCTGGACTGTGACACCTCAGACAGAAAAAACAACACCTGCCTACCTGGTAATGCTGTTGGACTCACCTGCTCAGGTAAGAAACAGTTTGTCActcaatcaacattgtttctcACCTGGAGTGAAGAATATGAGAGGCAATATAtagtgggctccaaaattactggcacccctgtctggcaatgcacaaacaatacttacagaaatataaacaatataattatagagagaaactgaaaataccaacatgtgagaaatactgtactatattaatgttccaATGGAACCCACCAAAATAATTTAATGATTTAATTAAAAATCAATGTCCTCCATATCAAGGTTTCACAATTAATGGCACCCTTAAAGATTATTGTAAATAACATCTACCAAAATTAAACCAGGAATTAAATTCCACTTATTTAAGTTTATCTAACTCTTAAGGAACTATATTGAGCcattacatcacttcctgtttcactagggtataaaaatgaggtaacacgcATACAATATCTCTTTGTCATCCAACACCATGAAGAAAACAAAAGAACTGGCAGTTCAAAAGAGACAGGTGGTCGTAGACCTTCATAAATCTGGTAATGGCTACAAGAAGATCCACAaacaattgaatataccactgagcactgtcagggcaattattaaaacatttaaaagatatggaacagttgaaaacctcacgggtagaggacacaaatgcattttgccccccaggatagggaggaggatggtgagagaagcaacaaaatccccaagaatcactgtgaaagaattgcaggccttggtggcgtcttggggtcaccaggtttcaaaaagcaccatcagacgccacctccacaaccacaggctctttggaaggtttgccagaagaaagccctttctgaccccaagacacagacgcaagcgctttgagtttgccaaacgtcatttaaattatgactggaagaaggtgctctggtcagatgagaccaaaattgaacgtTTTGATCAGATACAGCATCGACATGTTTGGCGTcgaaacagagatgcatacaaggagAGGCACTTCATTCCCACtgtgaaatatggtggtgggtcagtgatgatttggggctgttttaattCCAGAGGTCCAGGGGCACTGGATGGCATAATGAATTCCACCAAGTATCAGGCAATTTCGGCTGACAAAGAAGGCTGGGACTTGGCCGTAGGTGGAGTTTCCAACaaaacaatgacccaaaacatacctcaagatccacacagaaatggttctgtgacaaaaaatatatatgttctgccatggccatctcagtcagacctcaatccaatcgaaAATCTGTGGGCTGATTTGAAGATGGCAGTTGATAAGCGCAAAACCCAAGAATGTGAAggatcttgaaaggatctgcatagaggaatggtccaaaatccctccaaatgtgttccttaaccttgtcaaagattacaggaaaagactccatgctgttatccttgccagaggtggttgcactaagtactaaatgaggagtgccaataattatgaaaccttgatttaggtgacttttattttgtattaaataattgtatgattttggttggttccattgaaacattaataaagtacagtattgtttatatttttaaagtattgttggtgcagtcaggggtgccagtaattttggagcccactgtagaTGTGTTTTAGTGTGAAAATAGTAagattactgtctctctctcttcttttctcagaGCCTGATGGtgtgaggctggtgggaggaggcagTCGCTGTGCTGGTGGAGTGGAGTGGTACGACCAGGGAGAGTGGAGGACTGTGGGAGCTGATGACTGGTTCAAGGAGGCTGTAGCTGCAGTAGTGTGTAGACAGCTGGGTTGTGGCTCCACTGTTTCAGTTCTACCTGGAAACACCACTGGAGGGTTTGGAGTTCGCTGTTCTGGGTCTGAGCTTTCACTGAGGGAGTGTATGAGACTGTATCGTCCCTATCCTGTAGTCACAGTGATCTGCTCAGGTAATAACAAGATATTATAATTATATTCAACTGATTTCCTTCATTCATACAACTTCCTATTCCCCTCTCACAATGACTGTTTAGCTTGTCAGTCTGCTTTGCAAAATAAATCACTCAGTCAAGTaggaatcaaatacaacttaaatATCCCAGAATGCTTTTGTATTTGAGTGTTATCTCAGTGAACGTCTCTACTCACTACCTGTGTCACATGTCATGTTATTGTCATATCTAAATGAGGAAAGTAGTTGAGGAGCTACGTtttcttgttctctcctcttgttccagaTGTCCTGCTTCAGCCTGATATCAACATATGTTGTCTCAGTGACTGTAGGCCCACTACTCATGTTGCCCTGTGAGGGAGGGTGGCTAGCACTGTTACATGCTGATGTTATTGTCATATCTATAGGAAACTAGTTGAAGAGGTTTTTCTTGTTCTCTTTTATTGTTACAGATCTCCTGGTCCAGCCTGATATCTTCCTGACTGACTCAATGGGAGGGGTCTCCAGGGGCCACCAGGGGCCCGAAGTGTTTAGGGGCTACAACTTCACCATCACCTGCTCTACTCAGCCACAGTACCCAGGAGGCTCCTTCCTCCTTACGTTCACCGGCTCCAACAGAGCCCAGACCCAGCCAGCTGTCAATCACTCTGCTGCCTTCCTCTTCCCTGCTGCAGATGGCTCCCACCAAGGGAACTACAGCTGTGTTTATGACaattatgttttctctcataacTTCTCCTCTGAGAGTGAGCTCATCTCCCTCACCGTCACAGGTAACTGAACATGAACCAGACTTCCAACTTTGTC is drawn from Coregonus clupeaformis isolate EN_2021a unplaced genomic scaffold, ASM2061545v1 scaf0968, whole genome shotgun sequence and contains these coding sequences:
- the LOC121562083 gene encoding deleted in malignant brain tumors 1 protein-like; this encodes MKKTKELAVQKRQVVVDLHKSEPDGVRLVGGGSRCAGGVEWYDQGEWRTVGADDWFKEAVAAVVCRQLGCGSTVSVLPGNTTGGFGVRCSGSELSLRECMRLYRPYPVVTVICSDLLVQPDIFLTDSMGGVSRGHQGPEVFRGYNFTITCSTQPQYPGGSFLLTFTGSNRAQTQPAVNHSAAFLFPAADGSHQGNYSCVYDNYVFSHNFSSESELISLTVTASPLPAFIIRHVVVLLILLTAITTIYLYYKTTRRQKRVNRVSSMVLYVDANAMEMVSLSSRAEAGPGEERAAQGTE